gagaggagaggagaagagaggagagaagaagagaggagaggagaagagaggagaggagaagagaggagaagagaggagaagagaggagaggagaagagaggagaacagagtagaggagaagagaggagaggagaagagaggagaagagaggagaggagaagagaggagagaagaagagaggaaaagagaggagaggagaagagaggagaagagaggagaggagaagagaggagagaagaagagaggaaaagagaggagaggagaagagaggagaggagaagagaagagaggagaagagaagagaggagaggagaagagaggagaggagaagagaggagagaagaagagaggaaaagagaggagaggagaagagaggagaggagaagagaggagaagagaggagaggagaagagaggaaaagagaggagaggagaagagaggagaggagaagagaagagaagagaggagaagagaagagaggagagaagaacagaggagaagagaggagaagagaagagaagagaggagaagagaagagaagagaggagaggagaagagaggagagaagaagagaggagaagagaggagaggagaagagaggagagaagaagagaggagaagagaggagaagagaagagaggagaacagagtagaggagaagagaggagagaagaagagaggaaaagagaggagaggagaagagagtagaggagaggagaagagaagagaggagaagagaagtgaggagagaagaagagaggagaagagaggagaagagaagagaggagaagagaagagaagagaggagaagagaagagaagagaggagaagagaagtgaggcgaagagaggagaagagaagagaggagaagagaagagaagagaggagaagagaagagaagagaggagaagagaagagaagtgaggagaagagaggagaagagaagagaggagaagagaagagaagagaagtgaggagaagagaggagaagagaagtgaggagaggagaagagaggagaggagaagagagtagaggagaggagaagagagtagaggagaagagagtagaggagaggagaagagagtagaggagaagagaagagagtagaggagaagagaagagagtagaggagaggagaagagagtagaggagaagagaagagagtagaggagaagagagtagaggagaagagagtagaggagaggagaagagagtagaggagaggagaagagagtagaggagaggagaagagagtagaggagaagagaagagaggagaggagaagagaggagaggagaagagaggagaggagaagagagtagaggagaagagagtagaggagaggagaagagagtagaggagaagagagtagaggagaggagaagagagtagaggagaggagaagagagtagaggagaagagagtagaggagaggagaagagagtagaggagaagagaagagagtagaggagaggagaagagagtagaggagaagagagtagaggagaggagaagagagtagaggagaagagagtagaggagaggagaagagagtagaggagaagagaagagagtagaggagaggagaagagagtagaggagaagagaagagagtagaggagaagagagtagaggagaagagagtagaggagaagagagtagaggagaggagaagagagtagaggagaggagaagagagtagaggagaagagaagagaggagaggagaagagaggagaggagaagagaggagaggagaagagagtagaggagaggagaagagagtagaggagaggagaagagagtagaggagaggagaagagagtagaggagaagagaagagaggagaggagaagagaggagaggagaagagaggagaggagaagagagtagaggagaagagagtagaggagaggagaagagagtagaggagaagagagtagaggagaggagaagagagtagaggagaagagaagagagtagaggagaggagaagagagtagaggagaagagagtagaggagaggagaagagagtagaggagaaaagagtagaggagaggagaagagagtagaggagaggagaagagagtagaggagaagagagtagaggagaggagaagagagtagaggagaagagaagagagtagaggagaggagaagagagtagaggagaagagaagagaggagaggagaagagaggagaggagaagagaggagaggagaagagagtagaggagaggagaagagagtagaggagaagagagtagaggagaggagaagagagtagaggagaagagaagagagtagaggagaggagaagagagtagaggagaagagaagagaggagaggagaagagaggagaggagaagagaagagagtagaggagaagagagtagaggagaggagaagagagtagaggagaagagaagagagtagaggagaagagaagagaggagaggagaagagagtagaggagaagagaagagaggagaggagaggagaagagagtagaggagaagagaagagaggagaggagaagagaggagaggagaagagagtagaggagaggagaagagagtagaggagaggagaagagagtagaggagaggagaagagagtagaggagaagagagtagaggagaagagaggagaggagaggagaagagagtagaggagaagagaagagaggagaggagaagagaggagaggagaggagaagagagtagaggagaagagaagagaggagaggagaagagagtagaggagaagagaagagaggagaggagaagagagtagaggagaggagaagagagtagaggagaggagaagagaggagaggagaagagagtagaggagaaAAGAGTAGAGGAGAGGTGGATTAGCAGGACGAGTGCTGAACTACATTGGTGTGAAGGCGTCGGCGTTGAAGTGTACCTATACTCCAGACACAAGCACGAAGGAAACATCACCGACGTCTCAGCGACACACATCAATCAAATAACATCTCAATTACACCTGACGTTAAACCTGACgttttatgtgttttatggATCCGGGataaaggatgtgtgtgtgtgtgtgtgtgtgtgtgtgtgtgtcagtaagtTCACCTTTCCCAGTAAGACGGCCATTTTGTGTCTCCAGCGTCCTTTATTCAGCGAAGCCACTCGGATCCAGATGTTGAGCTGTGAGTTGTACATCCACACATCTCTGCTATTGATGCGACCTCCTGTAATgatcacacacccacacacacacacacatttgtgtaatttattaaCAGTGATTTATTAATGCATGATGTAGAGTTTTGCACGTTTGCCTTAATGAATATGCGATTTGTAGGTGGAGTCAATGCAAAATTGTTAAAATTTAAAACTTACTTTTTTTTagtcttttatatattttacttttttaaatatcgGTGGAAGTATAAAGTACATagaatataaaaacacaaacactaatATGATACATAAAAAGaactcaaaatgtttttttaaataaatacataaggtTACGCTATGGGTTTAAATCAATTTACatatgaattaaatatttataacagtACAGAAGGAGAAAATGCAGAATACGTCATTCAACGTCATTCgatcatttattttaaacataaaaatattatttaaaacaatttccCATTTCTATTTGATTCCTTATTAAAGTGTGcacagtgtgtttgtttgctttgtcaAAAACATGCCCAAATTTACATTCTGTTCTTAATCCCAATCCCATGCAAATTACTCTATGGTTATGCAAAAGTATTAACGGCAACGGCTCGGAATAACCTTTCGGTCACCTCGCCGAGTACACTCTGTACAGTGCCTGGTctttctcactcgctctctctctctctgtgtaaacAGTACCGAGATGAAAACTGTGTTAAGACGAGTTCAATCAAGTTCTGATGAATCGGCTTTAAACACACAGAGCTGAGTCTAAACGGGTTGGGAAATGTTAGGGGGGTAaatacttatacacacacacacacacaaacacacacaaagaccaGATCCTAATATATTCCACATTCCAGTCTGAGGCATGTGACTGCAGGCAACCAGAGGGAAGAGGCAGATGGACTGGGGATTAATATGAAGCGTGGGGAATAACATGCATCACAacagacttgagtgcaaaactttGTGCCCCCtgtgcttttaaaataaaaactgtaccTCTAAAGGAAAAGCGTGGGCGTAAAACGTTctaatattcatatttatttcgcATTCTGATTGGGGGggcacaaacttttgaactgagaccactttgttgttttttttaattattatactCAGGCGGCCATGTTGCTCCCAGAGTGCAGTGAAGTGCAGTTATTTATACTGTCctgtggatttatttatatttaagacATCCAGCGTAATCCTGCCGGCACATCGGGCCGCACTTCCACTgcaggaaccttttcaggaacttCAGACATCTTTCCACCATTTTACTTCCTCCAGAAATCTTCTATATTCAAAATCTAACAATCCAAGATCGTTACTTCAATATAAACCAGAAACTATTGTGGGCGGAGCTTGCTATACTGAACTTTATATGATTAGCAACTCATGTGCATGCGCTTCTTTAAATCAGCTAACACGCTAAATTAATCATCCACCGAGGAGAACAAGCAgattgtatgttctccctgggTGGGAGGGACatactctcactctctgtcaatcatagtgacactaaccaatcacaggcatctgtgagctcatgtatgtggaagagggcagatatcactacacacacacgcacacacacacacacacacacactcacacactgaccTGAGACCAGGATGTCGTTCCGGAGGGCGCACACCGCGTACTCAGACTTGGTGAACTCGGGAAGTTTGGCCAGTGATTTCCACTCCCCTGTGACAGGGTCGTAGCACTCGGTGTACGGGAGGTTGAAACCTCCGACTCGCTCGCAGCCACCGACCACCACGATGACCTCCGAGAAACCCGTGGACCTGCGGAACAGCAAACCACCAAACAGCGCCGCATTTCACTCTCATGTTACAAACAGGAACTATTATTTTAAAGGCATGCGTCTGTCTCTACAGTAAACACTAATAATTATGTGTTAGACGTTGTGTCTGAAGCGCGTGAGACAAGATTACGCAAACATGAAAGCTccagacaaaacaaacagcgATTACGTCTAACACTGCGTAACACCACGCCGAGCGATGTAGTGAACGTACGGTAACGCCAGCATGCTGCATGCTCACAGCATCCGCATCAGACTCAACAAATAACAAACATATGTTAGGCCTGGTGTTTTTATTCAATAATGGATAAAATAATGTTAGGTTATAAATACAGCGTATCATAATACTGGAAACGCAAGATGCTAATTTTATCACATTCTGATTTGTTTTAAACTGCATGTctcctctaaaaaaaaataaaaatgactttttttaacTGTCAGCTGTTTCCAGATTTTTATAGATGCTAATttataatttgcataaattcaGGTCAACAAAAacctgctattattattattgttacgattattataataataataataattattattattattattattattactattattattattattattatttattatcaggagtataattattattattattaccattattattattattattattattactattattactatttattatcagtattatcattactactagtattattattataatcattgttatcattattgttgttgttgttattattattattattatttgcatttgcatttgcatttatcATTCAACTTCTGGTGTTTCCAGCGAGATTTTTATAGGTGCTAATTTAAAATTGGCCTAAAACCTAAAAGCAGGTAGCTGCTAGTTTTATTTAtgtacgtatttatttatttagttagttagttagttagttagttagatggatggaaatactaaaaaaatgtcatgAGCAGAAATTTtcaattaaacaataaatttgCATAAATGGACATTTACTTTAGAATacaagctcttttttttccttcccaaCTAACAGAATTTACATGAACACAACATTTCCTGCGTAAACTCAACGCTCCTGTAAATGATTTAGGAAACAAATTTGTTCATATTCAGTTTGGAATTTTGTTACAAAATTCACATAAACGcaggatttttctttttactttgtGAAGCGAAATAATCCCACAGGCCTACTGCAGAGtcaatagtttatttatttaccagaaaatgtccaaacatttctgatattttttcATTATCACACAGTgaccttttacacacacacacatgcgcacgcgCACTCGTGTGGAACTGTGAGCGTCAGTGCCCTCTGCTGTAACTCATTAACAGAACCTGTTTGTTTGGCTGTTTTTTCTCCTTCGCTCTCGGCCCTGAGCTAAGAATAGGGCTGAGGTCTCACAGCGCACGGTGGCTCTCTGCCTGAAAAACATTGTGTCCGAGTTCCTGCCTCGCTCCTCCTCTTTCCCTCAAAAACAGCCGAGCGCTCGGGTCTTGAGGAAGGACACAAGAGCAGTGAGAAAAATACGCCGAGCGGCTCGTGCTGCTAGAGCGAAATACGGATTATTTCCATGTTATTACGTAAAGTAAATAAGGAAACGTTCGTCTGCGATCTGCCTGGAGGCAGAGGGAGTGAAGCAGCCTGTTGCAAACTGACACCCTGCTGAACACAACGTTAACCCTTTCCCTCGAACTCAACATTCTTTTTATTATCACTACATCATCTTTTAgaagcacaaacacacttttGTCCTCAAGCGAGCTGCATTTTATAACTGTTACACACCGTTGCGTGACTTTATCATGGCAGTTAAGGTGATTACAGAACTACACCCCCACCTCCACAACCATTCCACAGAATTAAACAATGAgctcatgacacacacacacacacacacacagaaataatgATAGGTCGTTTTGTCGAATCGCATTCAGACCAATTCCAAAGTTCAGCAGTGAAGCACGTGGCCTTTAACATACAGACGCACATCAGCAGGAGTGTGTTTTGTGGGGtttatgagtgtgtgaggtgtacacatgtcacacatcacacatcaacACGTTTCTaaagctgtgtctcaaatcaccgCCGTGTACTGCTTACAGTTACGATTATTACACTAGTCCATGATGTTAGAAACGCTGTTAAAAAGGATCCGCGGGACCGAGATCACACTCACACGGTATTGAGCAAGTATCGGATCAGAATGGAATCTGTTTCCGATCAGTACTGGATAAATATCGGAGCTGTCTCAGATCAGTTTTGGAAATGTATTGGATCTGTGTAGAAACTGTATTGGAATCAGATAAGTATCGTTTCAGAATTGGATCTGTATCAGATCAGGTTTGGAAAGGTATGTATCAGATTGCAATCAAATCTGTTTCTAATCAGTGTCGGATCAGGATTAGATCTGAATCAGATTAGTAATGGATCTTAATGGGATTAGTCTCAGATACGATTTGGAACTGTATTCTAGCATTAGTGGATCTCTAGTATTGCATCGCTAACCGATAAATATCAGATCAGTATCAGATCAGAATCAGATCTGAATCAAATTCATTTTGTATCTGTATTGGATGAGTGTCAGAGCTATAGTGGATCATTATTGGACCAGTATTAGATCAGTACTTGATCAGTATTGGTAAAGCTTTGGATCAAAATTGGATCTGCACTGGCTCTGTATTCTATCAGTATCAGACCAGTATCAGATCAGTATTGGATCAGTATTGGATCTGTAATTCAGACGTCAACAGAAACATTTCCAACCCAAATCTAACAGAAGCTcaaatttacattaaaaataataatatagtacACAAGTTGATTGTCAGGTAAAAATCTCTGATCTGGGATCCGCttccccttaaaaaaaaaaaaaaaatcctgaaactGATGCTGGAATTCCTCCTAAATACACTTAACAAGAATTGGAGGCCTGACGAGACTTATTCTGTCTTTCCAGATGTTCTCTTCATGTTTGATCCTGTCTCTGTGAACTTATACCAAAGATCCtttctttataaaaatataatgctaCTAGctatatttctttcttctttgtgTCTGATTAAAATGCTGACTAAGTAAAAGCAGAAGATCAGGAATAACCGACAAACCGTCGCACGCCACAGGGAACAGCCGCTGAGGTGATAAAGATTAAACCAACAAATCTGCTCTTTGATTCGGTTCCACATGAGGTACTAAACACAAAGACTGGAACAGGGACAGCGGAGAGGAGCGGCATGAGCAGGTCATGCTGATGAGCCTCAGATTAACACAAAGAAACGCCGGCATTCAGAAGCGACTTGTGTCTCATGAAAACCTGTCATTAGGTGGCTTTCACAGAGCTTAatggagtgtttgtgtttctccaCTTCCTGTTACAATCCTGCAGTCAAACACCTCGTCTCTGCGTAaagctaaaaagaaaaagaggacgAGACCCGAGGCGTTAAACAAGATCCGGTTTGGAAAATCACAACACTGTGTACCTGCTTGATTGCTTTGACTTGTTTCAACCCCAAATGTCATGACGGATAAAAACTAAATCCCCGAAGGAACaggatagaaaaaaataataatcacatgATCTGCAGTCTTCCATGTACAAATGCTAATTTATTCTCTACACTAGCTTGCTAACAACTTTTGCTAATGGATTTAACTGCATCACAGTTAGCCTAAAGTTGGCTAATTTCCCAACAAACCTGGCTAATAGTTTAAATTACATAATATTATAGCTAGCCAAATGCTAGCTAGCTTCCTCAAGACACTACTTAGCTACTGCTTTATGCTATATAAGCTGGCTTTAAGTTGCTAACTCACTCACATGATATAATAGCTTAACGTTAGCTTGCTAGAAACGGCTAGCTTTTAGAGCATTGCTGTGTTTAGGTGGCTAGGTGTACTAGCTAGGTGTACTAATGTTGCTAATTCAGGATGTGCTAATATTGCTGCAtacttctgtttatttctaaCACCTGAATCCAAATCCATtaaaattattatcattagaatttaattttatatccCTCTGGAGAAACCCTGAGCAGTTCTATGTGGAAACCCTGCAAAATTTCAGAACAGGTGAGTAGAATCTGATTGGAAGCTACGATCTTCGGTCTTACTGAGGAACGCTTACCTGCGTGGGCGTGTCCGAGGTGACATCATCTCATTGCCGAGTACGTGGTATCGCCGTGCCTCGTGCAGCAGCTGGTAGCACTCTGGGGCGTTCTGGATGAGCTGATCGCCTTCGACGGTCTGCACAAAGTAGTTTGGGTGCAGCAGCGGCAGGCGGACGTGTGTCATGAGGTCACGCAGGACGGCACGGCGGTGCTCGGTGTCGTGGTAGACCCAGCGCATGACGGCCTCGAACACAGTCTCCTCTTTACCAATGACGAGCTCATCGCTGGAGATGTACTCCTCGAGCTCATCACGGCGCAGGTCCAGGAACTCCTCGTGCTGTGCCACGTCGCCGAAGCTCTGCAGGGCGTAGGTACGGCACCGGTTAGCGAGCTGCTTGAGCGAGTGGGCGTCGGCGAATCTCTGGATCCCCAGGCAGTTACACGGGTCCAGCTGGTCCTCGAGGAACTTGGCGCAGGCGTCACGCAGCGTCCCAATCTGGAACAAGCTAGACGTCTCGAATAGGAACTGCACGTTGTCTGTGGTGATGCGCGCTCGGCCCGTGTACACATACTGCAGGAAGGTGTCCATCGCATCCGCACGGATGCCGTTGATCTCCACCAGCATGGCGCGGCTCTCGCGATGGTCATTACAGAACATGGCACGGAAGTAGCTGCTGCACGCCGACAGCACGGCGCGGTGACACGGGAACTCACGACCCTCCACACTGATCACCACGTCCGTGAAGAGCCGGCCGTCACGGAACTCGTTGAACATCTGGAGGATGCTCTCGGCATGGCTCGGGCCTGAGGAGAAGTCGAACACATCGTGACTGCTCAGAGTTTTTGTGTCCATCTCCAGAACCTTGCGCTTGACGGCGGGAGACTCGCGGACTCCCGGATCCTCCCGGTTTAGCCGTCTTCCCAGGATCAGTACCATGGCAGACAGATTGACTCAGGCCTGAGGCCCAGGAGAACAGGAAGAGGAACCGGGTCTGCTGAGATAAGAATCAGATTCACATCCATCAGATACAGTACAACACcaccattttatatttataacattaaCTGTGCGTGGATTCACAAATAAACACGTAAAcgacaacaaataaacaaacgttGTCCGTACGGTTCTGATTAAAATGCTTTCAGCTTgcttaaaataaacataaagcaAAGTCGAGTGGTGATAAAAATACCTCGATTGTTTCCAAGGTTCTAAAATGGGTCTCAAATTATTGTAGAAATTTTCCTAAATACTGTAAAGAATCATGAAAAGCATGAAGAGATCAATTTATTCCACAAAAATCCCAAAATCCCCAATCCACCAACTACAAAACATCGACCTGTGCTGGAATATTCCGCAGGAGACACGTTGTGAAAAAACCTGGCAACCTTTTGTTGTCTTGAGCTGTCTACACCATTGGCTGCGTCGCAAACCGCTCCCTAAATACCCTAATAGCGTACACCTGTACCCGTGTAGCGTTTTGTCCCAATGTTTAATAAGACATGATGCAGTTTTAACGTTTAAACGCAACCATCGTGAGGAAAACTTCCTCAGCTACTTGTACTCGCGTTGGTGTATTTTTCCTCCGTGTTATTTGAGACGTGTGCCTGTTACTGTTATGTAGGCAGCAGGTGAGCTCACCTGGAGAAAACCTCTTGCACGTGGCCCTGTTTTACCTGCTGCCTCCTAGTGTTCATAAACACTTAATAACAGGTTATAAACAAAAACCTGcacacgtgtgcacacacaAGAGACGTGTTGAAGGTACGATACAGAGCTGCACATGGAACTGAGAACCTCACGTTATATTCTCCTTATTATAAAATGCGACTTTCCAGCACGGAACCTCACGTGAGACGGTGTAGAACCGTTAACCGTCCAAAGAACCGTCGAAGGATCTGTGTGTAGGGTTCTGGAAGCCAGTGTTTTTAAATTAACCCTACCTGGTATCCGATCTGTCTGATCTGTCGACTTGGACGTAGACATATAATACTGTAGTGTTTTGTTCTGAAATGTACTTTATAAACAAATCTCACTGACTTCCTTACAGTTATAATGAAGCCAAAATCTTATGACATGAGCTTTATCAGCAGCACGGAACTGACCAAACTGATCACTCTGTGGTCTTCTGGGAAATAAATAACGAAGACTAGAATtcactcacttcctgtttatgaAAAGGTctcaaatgtaaacaataaacagtaaacagtgaGGAAAAGATTACACGTGTTCCGGTCTCAGGACTAACAGATCACAGACTAACATGCGACAAATagattgttgattttttttttgtaaacataaTAAAGACATAACTTTTATAGGTTTAAAATTTGGATTATGGAGACTAAGCTAGTGAGGTATATGGTGTACagaatacagtgtgtgtgtgtaagataaAGTGGAAGAGAcagagtgtttgttttttacaagaTCATGACCAGAACTTACCTTCTCACCTTCTCACAATCACAAGCCGACCTTTGATCTGATTCTCTTTAAAGAGATtgtatatgtgaaaataaataaataaacaaacccgACAATTATTCCTTTCTgactttcttctgtttttctttctcctcgaTCTGAGCCTgtgtcctgtctcactctccttcAGTGCGcatttctcatctctctctctcactctctctctctaaagtgCGATGCGCACAGCGGGCATATGATCCTCCTCCCTACCGCATCCTCCAAACACACATCAGCACCAATCGGCCGACAGCGCGGGGGATTGTGGGAGATGTAGTCCGGAAGCTTGTAGCCTCTCGGTTCTGAAAGCGGCTTTGAAATTCAAAGTAAACTACGCCTTCTGGATTGCGTCATAGTGCCACATGGCAGCTGGTGTTTACAAACAGCTGGAGGACGTGTTGATGGAAATGTGGCTCCAAATGATCCAAAGTAATtaaagcgcattaatataaacgcACCTTAACCCATATCCTTCACTCATCTCATCCTGTTCTCAAAAGTCTCAGGTCTTCTCACTGAGTTCTCACTGAGTTCTCACTGAGTTCTCAAGTGTTCTTTCCATTGTTTTTAACTTCATGAAGTTGAACAGTCTTTTGTAGCACCTTCAAGGTTTAGcagaaaccaaagaaccctttaaGATGCTTCACTGAAGCTTTTTAAGAAAAAGGTTCTTCGCTTTTTAAACCGGATTTATTTGTAATCCTAtcgctgcacacacacacacacacacacacacacacacacacacacacacacaaaacaggttGATGTTGAAGACAATGACACACTGATTAATGGGTTAAAGGCGTTCTTGCTTGAGGACAGGTATTTCTCTTCAGTGAACATTCACTGGAATGTGTTCCAGGAAGTCAAGAGGGAAAAAcatgtctctttttctttcctgtcaTCTCCAGGCCTGAGGGCTGCATGCTGAAATCCTCCAGGAAGTTCCATTAGAGCTCTaaggaagagggaggaaaataatcatataagatttccttcttcttcttcttcttcttctttttcttcttcttcttctctccagC
This genomic interval from Ictalurus punctatus breed USDA103 chromosome 23, Coco_2.0, whole genome shotgun sequence contains the following:
- the klhl24b gene encoding kelch-like protein 24, producing the protein MVLILGRRLNREDPGVRESPAVKRKVLEMDTKTLSSHDVFDFSSGPSHAESILQMFNEFRDGRLFTDVVISVEGREFPCHRAVLSACSSYFRAMFCNDHRESRAMLVEINGIRADAMDTFLQYVYTGRARITTDNVQFLFETSSLFQIGTLRDACAKFLEDQLDPCNCLGIQRFADAHSLKQLANRCRTYALQSFGDVAQHEEFLDLRRDELEEYISSDELVIGKEETVFEAVMRWVYHDTEHRRAVLRDLMTHVRLPLLHPNYFVQTVEGDQLIQNAPECYQLLHEARRYHVLGNEMMSPRTRPRRSTGFSEVIVVVGGCERVGGFNLPYTECYDPVTGEWKSLAKLPEFTKSEYAVCALRNDILVSGGRINSRDVWMYNSQLNIWIRVASLNKGRWRHKMAVLLGKVYAVGGYDGQSRLSSVECYDSFSNRWTEVAPMKEAVSSPAVAGCVNKLYVIGGGPDDNTCSDKVQCYDPESDSWLLRANIPIAKRCITAVSLNNLIYVSGGLTKSIYCYDPTEDYWMHVVHTFSKQESCGMSVCNGKIFILGGRSESGEASDTILCYDPATGIITGVAAMPRPISYHGCVTIHRYNEKFYHT